gatatgAGCAACTATAGGCGAAAGATCATGTTATCGTTGCCCCAAGTCAAACAAATTGATGCCACGTGAGTGACAGTAAATTCAGTAAGAGGATTTTGCAATGCTTACAGGAACAAATTTGAGAAGATATGtgaaagcttgaacaagagGCTATTAAAATAGGTTTTCCAAGATAGAAATGTACCACAAACGAGGTAGCATTCCTTCGTAGTCATTGTACAGAAAGATACATGAGATATGCATGACATGGCTGTCAGCAAAGCAAAATAATTGAAAACGTATGAAAACATAATATTATCGTACATCTAATCAGCATCCACTGCTATCCGCCTACGACTGTCCTCTATTCACACCGGCTCACAGGACTCGCTCAATTCTCCGTCTCTTCAATTCTCTGTCAGGCTCCGGAGAGGGAGCGGGAGTCGCCTCGTCCAATAACTTGAGAGCATCTCGTACTGCCGACGTCTCCACCTCAATATTCCTCCGTTTCTGCTGAGTACTAGGCATATCTGGCGAACCTAACATCGGCTGATGGGGGCGTGGGGAAATCGGATGGGCAGCGACAGGAACTGACACAGGTGCACTGGCGGTTGGTGCAGGACTAGTGGGCATGGGGCTCATTTCTACCCGGGGTCCAAGGCACTTGGTTCGGCGAGCGACAACATCtgcaagaagggcaagtgAGGCAAACTTCGCGTTAGGATGCGCCTAGTAGGAAGATGTCAGCATTGATGAGGGATGATGTTATAGCTTCGTGATTACCTTGAGTTGTCTCCAGGCTTGATCAGGCCTGAGGGTGgcaccatcatcttcgtctaCCTCGGATACAGAATGGAAAGGCGTTGAAGCTTGTAAAGTGCCAGAGGGCCCACCGATACCAATGACATCGCCAGTACATCCCCCTCCTCGAGAACTGCCACACAATTCGGGATTACCACAACAGACCATCTGAAGGGGTGCGAGAGGTGTGTCGTCATTTTCCACCATTACAGGTTGATTAACTGGTGGGGTTGGTGGTGTACGGATTTggtttgaggatgaagacgatgcTTGGGTAACGTCCGGAGATGGTGAGAGAACAGTCTTGACGTTCGTGCAATTTCCTGGGCATGACGAGCAGGGCTTTACGGAGGAAGATAACTCGGCAGCTTCGAACAAATGCTGGCAAAATTCACGGCCTGGTGGCCAATCAGTATAAAAGGTCTTAATCAGTGATGTGTAACTTACCGAATGAATCGTCGCGACAAGCATCGCAATTGGATGGATCGCCAGTACATACAGCCTCTCGCGAAACCGCAGAAACCGTCTTGAGAGACCATATGGAAGTTTTAATTGATCCATTGCCCTTCGTGCGAAGCCTAAGTGGCAGGGcggctgaagaagacgatgcAGCGACAACCCCTGAAACGGCAGTGGTCGTTGCCACGGTTGTCTTAGGTTCTGACAAGACAGAAGTTCTCACGTTCGCCGCCATCGCCGCCTCTCGACAGGCACAAAAATCGCCACCAGTGCACAGCCCACATCCGTCGTCGTCTAGTGTTTTAAGATCATGgctgggagaagagatatCTGGCTTGACATCCTCGTCAACCGCTCGACAGAGACATTCATCCGCAGAGTGGCATAAACCGCATGCGGTTGCATGATCATCTGCCGCAGATGGGGCGAGTGTAAGATGCTCCGGTGGATACTGCTGTTGATTAGCATGCGGTCGTTGGCAGGGACAGTCTGGATCAGGGTTTGGGCAAATAGGGCAATCCTGAAGAGTTACGTTTCCAGGTCGATTGGCACTCCTGGGAGATAATCGATGTGGGCTTTGACGTCGAGGTATACTTGGGCCTGGGACAAGGCTATCTATTGTTGACTGGTCAATGTCCATTCTGACAATGGtttccattcctcttccgGCTCTCAGAGCCTCAATTTCCATGCGCATGTCTCGCACGACCTCTTTCAATGTCCTGCGTTCCATCTCCCAgacatccttctccccatTATATTCCATGCACTTATTCTTCAATTCATTGACCTCAGCCTTAAGCCTCTCGTTGTCTGCCTTGAGAGCTCGTGCCACTTCCTGAAGACGAACGTTAGAATGGATCTCATCGGCCTCATACTGGCGTAGACGCTCTTCGAGTGTTTGGATGTAGTCGGTCCGACGGGCACGGTGCGCCCGCTGAGAAAGCCTATTTTGCGACTGGCGTTTCTATTTTTTTCCgaaaaaaggggaaaaaatCAAAGTCAATCATCTTATTCACTGTCCTTCGATAATGGGAGTCTCGGTGAATGTACTCACGTTGTCTGGCTCATCGATGCTTACTTTTCGACCCGGTTTTGCCCTTTCTGGGAGCACCCATTCCTTGCTTGGCTTTGCAAAAATCTTTCCAGCTGAGGATGACGTATCCTTGCCCATGATAGGGGTGGCTGCTGAGGCTGTAGAGCCTGAGGCAGAAGAGTTGGCACGCGGAGCAGGTGATGGACGTGCTGCAGTAGGAACATTGGTTACAACAGATTTGACTGCGACCTTGAGTGTCGAACTCGAACTGGTCGCAGAGTTGAGAGGAGGACGGGCCGGCTTGGGTATCATGGGGCGCGTCGACGGAGATGGGGGTGGGCGAGACTGAAGACGTGATGCAGAAGGCTTGGACATGATAGTCGATTTGGTGGCGAGGGGAACTGGAGCGGGCACAGCAACGGACATGTCAAGTCTGGCGTGTGTTGAGTTTTGCAGGGGAGGGGGCGAGCGAGAAAAGCAGGGAGATGGTAGGAGAGATTATGGGGGGTTTTAAAAGGAAAATAAAAGTGCGGGAGAGACGCTAGGGGACTGGGTTGATTTTTTGTtaagaaagagagagaaaagggcGGCAGTGATGGAAAGGAGCTGCTGTCTAATCTGATAGCGGGAGATCGGCACTGCCCTCGGGCTGCTCTCTCGTCTCGTCTGAGATGCTTCTAATTCGCTCGGCCGAGGGGCAAAGGTCCGTGCGTGTCCAGTTATCACAGCACTTATTTATACAGCACGCCCAGAAAACACATTTCGGAACTAACCGCGTCTAAAACTTACTCCCTTAACAGGCCAAATTGAGTTTCTATCCAATCACTATTCCGCGCGAGTATTTCTAGAAAAGGCATTAGAAATCATAAGTAACTCCCTTGTTGATCGGGACAGTCGATTAGCAAAAGCCTACGTCGGCCGAAGGAGACCAGATCGCATCAGCCCAGAGCCTCAGGGCCAAGACTAACGAGTTATAATTCAGGGTATAAATTCAGGGTATTCTTTATCAGATATGCACTGTCCCTTTATCGCCTGCTTTCGGCGTATTATAGTTCTTTTACCCACACTCCACCCAAGGCCTGCCCACCAACCACAAAGTCGCCACAGATTACAGTGCTGCGTATGGATAGTAGGTGGTCCTGAGCAGGGGTAGCTAATGCAGTCATAAACGAAGTCTAATAGCGTGATGCAGATTTTGCTAGCTGCCGAACAGTGAACAAAGTCGCCCTTCGTCATAACGATAGCTGTTGAAGTAGGGAAGCCAATAATGTGGTAGCTCATCATAATACTATGTTAGATCAAAACCAATATATTGAACTATACTGCCAGTACTATCCAAATCGTCATGTCGCAGTACTCGCAACTCCTACTATTTGCCACCATTCAGTCATTATCATTTGTCATTACACGTCAGTAAAAATTACAACATAAGACATCATCgatcgtcatcatccatccatcagaTCTGCAAGGTTGCCTTCAGTTGAGCCAGCCTCGGCAAGTCGCGGCACCACAGAGGCAAGGCACTCGGAGTGCTGGATCAGATTCCAGCGGAAACTTGTAATCATACAAAATCTGTGATGTCAGAGCATCAATACTGGTCAGCCGCCAAATGTGTCATTCGCATTGATATTGAGAGCTGCCACTAACCTCTTCTCCGGGATACAACGTCCGTTCAGCGTATATGACAATCTTTATTCACTTATTAGCATGCAAAGTTCCTCAGCCTGTAGACATGGCGGACGTGACTCACCTTTGATTGTCCATTGACCTTAATGATTTTGGCGTTGGCTGACGGATCACATGAATGGTTGATAAGCCGGCTACGTTTTCGAGGAGCGAATTGAAGAATAACGAAGTTACTGTCAACTTTACGCTGCTTGATTCGCCCGGAACATTTTACTCACCTTACTGATCCTTTGAACGTGGCATCACAAACGATATCGTTGTCAATTCTGAAGAGATACGATGATCCAATCCCCTGTTTCATATATCGCTGTTCCCGTACATCCGCAACGGTGGCCCGTATTAAATCACCCACATATTCGCAAACCATCTCCCCAGCATGGATTGTCTCCATTGCATACAGTCCGTACCCTTCAATTGCTGACCTCGCAAATCTGAGCTGCTTCTTTCTGATGCGCAGTTGATTGAATGCAAACAGATCGCTTTCGACTGTGTTATTAGCTGCAACTGCTGCTGTTTGTCGGTGTTGATCGCGGCCAGCAAGACGAGCTGTCCTGCCAGTAGTGATCCCTCCGATATCCTCGGAGTTGACAACAGCTCGGTTGCGCTGCGGGAGATATCTTGACTTTTGCACTTGGGGAATTttcttccacccttcaGCTCGCCAAGCGCCTGATTTGTGAAAGAGAGGGTGGTCTTCATCGACAAAGTGTTCTTCGCCGTCCGACCAAATTGGTTGGATGTCATCTTCCTGTGCGGCCAATACTCGACCAAGCCAGTAcgcatcctcttcatccataaGTACACCGGAAGCCAGAAGTTTATCGACCTCAGTTTTAACgactttctttttcttggaTGGTTGAGGTATTGTACCTTCATCTGTTTGGATTTTCGCTATTGCACCTTCGAGTTCTTGGTCATGGCGTATTTTCTTTGTAgcctttcctcccttcgCTTTCATAGGCctctttttgcctttggtAAGCTCAGTAGCCTTAGAAGGCAATGTCTCGAGCTCGACGGCTGTACTATCCTCCTGCTTGCCTTCCCTCGTTGCGTCTCCCCCAATGCTGGCCAATGAAACCTCTTgaatttcttcctcttcttccgagtCAACCCTAATTGTTTTACTCTTTGGACCTTTGGTCGCCTTAGCGGATACTACGTCTGTCCTTTTTTCAACAATGGGAGACTCCCCTTCCTTGTCGacatccccttcctccattttGACGGAACGGACAGGCGGCCTGTCATCTTCTGAAAGTGGCGAGGTCGAGCTTTCATAGGATGGAGCccgtttcctcttctgagcCATAATAGACActtgctcatcatcgtcgtcgcTACCTGATACTGAAGATGAGTATTCCTTTCTCCTAATGGCCGCAGGCTTTCCCAACTTTTTCACAGCAGGCATTGGTCGAGTTTTTTTCGTGATAGTCAAATATCGCCAGTTgccctttttgttttccccTGCACCGCCAATCCCAAGCTCTGATGCGTCTGTTTGAGTACGGGCTCCGGAAGATGTGTGAACAACAAGCGATAAGCGATGACCTTGTACTGCTGTGGTGTCCAATACACGCTGCACTCTATATGCGGTGGTATCGTCGGCAAAGAGAATGTACCAGCCCAAATGGCTATGAATGATCTGTTTGCCATgacaaaggaaaagaaaggattGTAAGTCATTAGGACATTGCGTTCAAAACAAGGCTTACCTCTGCCGGCTTAAAGGCCTTGAAATGATCCCTCAGATAACTTTCATACTCTCTCACAGCAGGTAGAGACTTTGCGTCAATGAATACACATGGGTGACCGTTCTTTCTGATTGTCTCCCTGACATTTTCCATCTTGTACTCGTCCTCTTTGCTCGGTCCTGTGGCAAGACGTTTCCTCTGAGGATACGGTAACTTCGTGGGACGCCTTGGtcgctcttcctcactGTCTTCAGAATaggaagagtttgaggagaaggaagaaaaagaagatcgTGACAGCGTTCTCGCGCGCCCCTGGCGGGTGGATGAGTCGTCTTTCAGTCGCCTGCCGCGTTCATTCGTCCAActgtcttctctcctttctcgATGATGTTTGACGAATGGCGCGCTTGTGAAGCTTGACGCCAACTGCTGCACTGGTCTCCCGGGTACCATTTGCTGCTGCAGGACTGATCCTAAACCGGCATTGAATGGTCTACGAAGGAATGATTCATCACGGAATCGAATATTGTTGAAGACGATAGGAGGAGCTGAAGGGCGGTGATACATCTTCTGTCCCAAAGGTTTCAGCACGCCGGG
Above is a window of Cryptococcus tetragattii IND107 chromosome 1, whole genome shotgun sequence DNA encoding:
- a CDS encoding histone-lysine N-methyltransferase, H3 lysine-4 specific, whose amino-acid sequence is MAHHGKGVSPSESPSGSLKKAPPSGPKALRSLAPPSTFRKTVTGNGLLQHRGEDERISFSFPQKGKESLGRNGERPRPMSLESRLGPPDSHFNRPSSKDSLEKGKEKEGWNNKNEGRNARSSSVHRINQEKIRLTSDFIDSNANLHSKDNRDRDRGRYHEREWSRDRKGSERHDHREHGRGKEHQSRRERDRSFYSDCSRERGDWRDERDRYGKEYNHQSSKTRVTLSPSSEPSVLRSSLDRHQSSVSISSSSSSSTRSSPPLQSREKSLEYNGFQSKDEENQLPNGLLENSTSRSRVCITMPRKLGPERLVRPSPPHVNLKSILRDNPSPPTAKNPPSPSPLDTFSNPSLNRVPLPDQRPPTPPLPENPSSTSPSRESSRLSQHPSPDEPSLPLPPTISISFSQKQDSSSSLSRLSSLSAALSRPNPLDKNGTLVPPSIHFREIITRHPKDSPPDNSENQLLQTSTIPPPPSETVPEPPWIRSPYIAPPCTRHRPGIGNFFVTKLREKMEDKTGKEEKRLDGMEGGKVVQVTDPRLSMTGEQRGRGRGSSKQRAAFYELSYEWDLNSVTPKPPSPPTAVLITGLGPLTTVDQITKFLRPHGRIKEIDSKVDRKTGMQLGICWVKFEGPPSGRPGSAHDVASTAVKVCDGKKISVGDERIRVVLDGRGKRAEQAVKEEMERRYPPKKPYGSPSGINVTPLSRTAMATTTRPPNSSNASTPLIDKQTLDTYAKPPIIGPGVLKPLGQKMYHRPSAPPIVFNNIRFRDESFLRRPFNAGLGSVLQQQMVPGRPVQQLASSFTSAPFVKHHRERREDSWTNERGRRLKDDSSTRQGRARTLSRSSFSSFSSNSSYSEDSEEERPRRPTKLPYPQRKRLATGPSKEDEYKMENVRETIRKNGHPCVFIDAKSLPAVREYESYLRDHFKAFKPAEIIHSHLGWYILFADDTTAYRVQRVLDTTAVQGHRLSLVVHTSSGARTQTDASELGIGGAGENKKGNWRYLTITKKTRPMPAVKKLGKPAAIRRKEYSSSVSGSDDDDEQVSIMAQKRKRAPSYESSTSPLSEDDRPPVRSVKMEEGDVDKEGESPIVEKRTDVVSAKATKGPKSKTIRVDSEEEEEIQEVSLASIGGDATREGKQEDSTAVELETLPSKATELTKGKKRPMKAKGGKATKKIRHDQELEGAIAKIQTDEGTIPQPSKKKKVVKTEVDKLLASGVLMDEEDAYWLGRVLAAQEDDIQPIWSDGEEHFVDEDHPLFHKSGAWRAEGWKKIPQVQKSRYLPQRNRAVVNSEDIGGITTGRTARLAGRDQHRQTAAVAANNTVESDLFAFNQLRIRKKQLRFARSAIEGYGLYAMETIHAGEMVCEYVGDLIRATVADVREQRYMKQGIGSSYLFRIDNDIVCDATFKGSVSRLINHSCDPSANAKIIKVNGQSKIVIYAERTLYPGEEILYDYKFPLESDPALRVPCLCGAATCRGWLN